AGGGATGGCGACGAGCAGACCGAAGGCGGTCGTTACGAGGGCCTCCGAGATACCGCCGGCGACTGCACCGATACCAGAGGTTTTCTGAGTTGCAATCTGTTGGAAGGCGTTCAAAATACCGACTACGGTACCGAACAGACCGATAAACGGCGCCGTCGAACCGATGGTGGCCAGACCGCCCAGACCGCGCTTCAGCTTGGCATGAACGATAGCCTCAGAGCGCTCAAGTGCGCGCTTGGAGCTCTCAATCTGCTCGTCGGTGATCGTACCGCCAGAACCGAAGCTGCGGAACTCCTGCAGACCAGCCGTAACAACTTCGGCGAGGTGCGACTTCTTGGAACGGTCAGCAACCTTAATCGCCTCATCGAGACGGCCGTCCTTCAACGCGCCGGCAACCTTCGGCGCAAACTCACGAGACTGCTTGCGGGCTGCAGAGAAGTAAAGAGCGCGATCGATGATCACAGCGAGCGACCAGATCGACATGATGAAAAGGAAGATGACAACGCAACGAGCCAGCCAGCCCATGTTGGACCAGAGACCCATAACACTGAAGCTGACCTGCGCCTCTTCAAAGTACAGGGCGAGGGAAGCAGGAACGTGAGCGAAGGTTGTTGCTAGATGAGCGAGAATCACTGGAATATTTCCTCCTGGTAGAACTCTAACTTTCAGAATCTTGACCCGGGAATCCCCCAAAAGTTCGACACCTTTGGGAGACCCGCGAGAGACGTTGCTGCGTGATGAGCCTTGGTTTAGCCGCCGCCAAAGTTGAAGTTGACGGTGATCTGTGTGTCCACCTCGGTCGGCTCGCCATTGAGGAAGTACGGCTTGTAGCGCCAACCTTGGACGGCCGATACAGCCGCGGACCGAAGCATCTCAGGACCGCTGACCACCTCGAGCTTTTCGATCGTACCGCTCTTCGAGATCACGGCGTGCAGAACGACAGCACCCGAGACGTGAGCAGCCCTTGCGATCGGAGGATAAACCGGATTCGACCCCGAAAGCTTGTTACCAGCCACTACGCCGCTTGAAACGCGCTGCGGACCCTTCGGAGGAGCAACTTTGACAACCGGAGTCGGCGCAGTGCCGATTCCGCCCATCACGCCACCCGGGACGCCGTTGCCGCTACCCATACCCGCCATGCCGGCAACGCCGGCGACCTGCGGAGGAGGTGCAGCATCTTCCTTCAGCATCTTGATATCTTTTGGAATTTTCGTAGGAGCGTGAAGACCTGCGTCGATCTCTGACACCATCTTGATCGGCTTGACGATCTGTTGCGGTGGCGGAGGGGGTGGTGGAGGAGGGGGTGGAGGCGGCGCTGTCAGCATCGCGGTCATTGCCGTCTTCGGCAAAGCCTCCGGATACAGCAGCGGAATAAGGATCATGGTTGCCAGGATCGCGCCATTGAAGATAAAGGTCCCAATCATCCAGTACTTGGACTTGGTCTTGATCTGGCCGCCGGATTCCATCAACGAGGATTCGAACATATGCAGCCTCTTTACTGTGAAGAAGAGCTATTTTTCTTTAGACACCGCGTTGTTGCTTTTTGTTCCCAGCCATTTCTTTTGTTCCCGTTATTACATCGGCAGAAGAGCCAATCCCTACACCTTCGCGCGCTTACCCGCAGGTAACGTCACCGACTTGCCCTTGCTTACCCGCCAGTCCTGGTACGCCACCAGCATCGGTGCCGCCACAGCGATCGACGAGTAGGTACCAATTAGGATGCCGACAACGAGCGCAAAGGAAAACCCATGCAATACCTCACCGCCAAATAAATACAGGGAAAGCACCGTCAGAAAGGTCAGTCCCGAAGAGATAACCGTTCTGCTCAGCGTCTGATTGATGCTCCGATTGACAACATCATGCAGCGACTCCCTCCGCGAAAGCGCCAGATTCTCGCGTATGCGGTCGAAGACGACGATCGTGTCGTTCATCGAGTAACCAATCAACGTTAGGATTGCAGCGATAACGGTAAGGGTTATCTCCTGATTCGTCAAACTGAACGCGCCAACGGTAATCAGTGTGTCGTGGAACACCGCGACCACCGCCGCCACGCCGTAGATCAGCTCAAACCGGAACCATAGATAGATGAGCATCCCGATCAGCGAGTACAACGTCGCCAGCCAAGCCTGCTTCTGAAGCTGTTTCCCAGCCGTAGGCCCAACAATCTCAACCTGCTCCACAGTAAACGCCGAGTCGTGGTAGTTGGCGCTCAGGGCACTCTCCACGCTCTGGCGCCCGGCATCGTGCGACTGATCGGTCGCCGTCGACTCCGGCAGCGCAATAATCACCTTGTTCGCCGCATGGCCGCTGGGATCGCTGACGCGCTGAATCCGTGCGTCGTGCACGCCCGCGCGGTCCATCGCTTGCCGGATATGATCCTCATTAGGAGTCTGGTCAAAGGCCACGCGAACCTGCGTGCCTCCCTTGAAATCAACCCCAAGCGGAATGTGGTGCCAGAACAGCATGCTCAGCACACCCAGCACAGAAAAAATCAGGGAAAACCCAAGGAAGTACCACTTCTTCCCGAGCCAATCAATATTTGTTGTACGAAACAGTTCCAAGCTCAAACCCTCAGCGGCAGCCAATGGCTCCGCAATCTCTCGAAATCTAAATAGACAGCGCCGCGCCGCGTTCCTTCTTCTGCAGGATCGTGTCAAAGATCACGCGCGAGACCAACACCGCGGTAAACAGGTTGGCGAACAGACCAAACGCCAGCGTCACCGCAAACCCACGCACCGGTCCGGAACCAAACAGGAACAGGATCAACGCCGAAACGATGGTCGTCACGTGGGTATCGATGATCGTCACTAACGCATGCTTAAACCCTTGCTCAACCGCCGCCGAGGCTGTCTTTCCAGCTCTCAACTCCTCGCGGATGCGCTCAAAGATCAGCACATTCGAATCCACACCCATGCCAATGGTCAGGATCACGCCCGCGATTCCGGGCAGCGTCAGAGTCGATCCAGTAAAGCCCATAAACCCAAGCAAAATAATCAGGTTCAACATCAGCGCCAGATCCGCATTGATCCCCGCGCCGCGATAGTAAATCAGCATGAAGATCATGACCGCCAGCATGCCGGCAATCGCCGCGACCACGCCCTGATGAATCGAAGCAGCGCCCAGGCTCGGCCCAACCGTTCGCGTCTCGAGGTAAGAGATCGAAGCCGGCAGCGCGCCCGTGCGCAACATCAGCGACAGATCGTTCGCCTGTTGCTGCGTAAACGCGCCGGTGATCTCGCCGCTATCGCGAATCGCCGACTGAATTCCCGCAACCTCGCGAACCTTGTTATCCAGCACAATCGCCATCGAACCCGGCGTCGCGCTCGAAGCCGTATGCGCCTCGGTATATTTGTAGAAGCGATCCCCTGCCTCAGTCGTCAGGTTGAAGCGGATGTTCGGCCGGCCGTTCTGATCCTGTCCCGGCTGCGCATCGCGGAAGTCCGTACCCTCCACCTCGCTCACCCGCTTCAGCAGCCAGATCTGGTCCGGAGCTCCGGCAGAACCGGTCCCATGCACCAGCATCGAATCAGGAGGAATCACCCCACCGTTCGCCTGCATTGCAGCCTGGTCCGACTCGTAAGGTCCACCCGTCACCGCATGAATCGACAGCTTGGCAGTCGACTGAATAATCTCTTCCACACGCGCTGGATCATCGACGCCCGGCAACTCCACCAGGATCTGGTTCTCGCCCAGCCCGTACTTCTGGATCACCGGCTCGCTAACACCCAGCTTATCGATGCGCTCGCGAATCGTTTCGATCGAGGTATCAAGCGTCCTCGTCTCAAGGTCACGCACCGCTCCGACTTTCATCGTCAACGCCGAGTTCCCGTCGGCTGTAGTCGCGACATCATAAGTCGAATAATCATTCCCCTGTAGCACCGAGCGAGCGTCGCTCAACTTCGCCGCCGGAATACCCGACACAATAATCGTCTGTGGCCGCGATGGATCCGTCTTTCCTACTATCGCGCCAACCACTCCGGCCTTCTGCAGGTCGGCCTCAAGTCTCGCGACATCGCGGTCCGTAGCCGAACCTATTGCCTCAGCCACATGCACTTCGAGCACCAGGTGGGTGCCGCCCTTTAGGTCGAGCCCCAGGTGGATACGATCTTTGATCGACTGCGTGAGCCCGCCGTGGGGAATGCCCACGATGCCGAAACAGAAGATCACCAGTACCGCAACGATGAATGCCGATTTCCCGGCCAGATTCTTGCCCATGATCTTTATTGAAGGATGCAACCGCAGTGCCATGCTCCGGTACCGCCGTCGCTATCCTTGTTTCTTCCTCGTCCGTTGTTAACGGTTCAATCTCAACGTGCCTACATCTAATAAACGTGCCTACATCTAATATTTGCTACAGCCTATTTTGAAGTGTTCGTTCAGGCAGCCTGTTCGTCCGTCGTCACAGCGGCAATCGCGCTCTTGACGAACTCAAGCTTCACGCCGTCCGGCTGAACCCGCAGGACAACAAGATCATCCTTTACGGTCAGAACCGTGCCGCGAATACCGCCATTGGTAGTGACTCGGTCGCCGGTCTTCAGCTGCCCCAGCATCTCTTGCCACTTTTTCTGCTTCCTCTGGTTCGGCGCGATCATCAAAAAGTAAAGCACCACAAAGAACAGGATCGGCAACGCAAGGCTGCCCAGATTACCCAGCCCAGCCGCACTCTGCAACCACATCGCAAGCATCAATCAAAACTCCGTTCAACCACTCAATTCCTCTTCGCCGCAACCAACCCAAAAACACACGCGAGCGCGCCCAACTGCACGCAACTTCGCTCATTGTGCAAAAAGTGTGCCTAGCCCCTTAGCATCGCGTAACCGCAACACCCTGTCAAGGCGCGATCACTTCGTCAAACGTCGCTTCCAGGCCATCTTCAAAGCCCCTTCAAGCACATCCGCGCTCACCGCATCCAGTCGTACGCGCGTAGCCCCACCACGTCCCCACCCTCCAGGGACAGGGGAAAACACCTCCGGCGCATCCTCCACCAGTCCGGCCTGCTCCTCTGGACTCAGCTTCAGAACGCCATAGCCCTCCTTCTCAAATGCAAGAGTACAAAAGATCTTCCCTCCCACCCGGAAGTCAGGATGCCCTTGATGCGATCCTTCGGAAGCTCCCGGCAATCTCAATGCAATCCGTCGATAGTCCTGTGCGGTCATCCGCACTCTCCTCTCAAACGAGCTCTCAAAGCCTACGCCCATCCGTACGAACTTCGCGCAAACCTTTGCCGCAAGTCGGAACGTCAACCTTCTATCTCATAAACTGTCTGCAACGAGTCGTTTGAACCATGTTCGACCGAAGCAGGAAGGAAGCGCCGCTCATGCCCATCCCCGAAGACCTCGCCGCAATCGCTCGCCAGGAAGCCGAGCTCCACTTCTCCGCCTTCGACTACGACACAGCCTGGCGTCTCGGCCAAAGCCTCCGCGATCTCGCCGTCTCCCGCAATCATTCCCTCGTCATCGATATTCGCCGCTTCGGCCAGCCTCACCAGCCGCTCTTCTACGCAGCCCTCGCCGGCACCACGCCGGATAACCCCCGCTGGGTGCAGCGCAAATCGAACGTAGTCGCCCGCTTCCACCGCAGCTCCTACGCCATCGGCCTCGCACTTGAGCAGAGCAGCCGCACCTTTAGCGAACGCTACAACCTCCCCGACGCCGACTATGCCGCCCACGGAGGCAGCTTCCCGCTCCACGTCACCGGCGCAGGCGTCATCGGCTGCATCACCGTCTCCGGCCTGCCGCAGCGCGAAGACCACAACCTCGTCGTCGAAGCACTCTGCCTCGAACTCAAACAAAATCACGACTCCCTGTGCCTTGCATAACCAGACCCTGCCGCGCCGCAAGGCACCCATAGCCGCAATGCTCTAATAAAGGTTTGTCCGCAAAGCAGCGGCACCACGGGAGCATCGAAGCCATGTCGGATCGGTCTTACGCCATCACCCGGACACTCTCCTCCGTGTTCCTCGTGGGGTGCCTTCTCCTCTTCGTCATCCGCACCTGGCACTGGCCCCTCATGGGCGACGCCGCCCTTATGCACTACGTCGTCTTCCTCATGGACCACGGCATGGCTTCCTA
This Tunturibacter gelidoferens DNA region includes the following protein-coding sequences:
- a CDS encoding MotA/TolQ/ExbB proton channel family protein → MILAHLATTFAHVPASLALYFEEAQVSFSVMGLWSNMGWLARCVVIFLFIMSIWSLAVIIDRALYFSAARKQSREFAPKVAGALKDGRLDEAIKVADRSKKSHLAEVVTAGLQEFRSFGSGGTITDEQIESSKRALERSEAIVHAKLKRGLGGLATIGSTAPFIGLFGTVVGILNAFQQIATQKTSGIGAVAGGISEALVTTAFGLLVAIPAVMTFNYFTGKVEAFDVEMDNSSSELVDYFIKQSHR
- a CDS encoding energy transducer TonB, whose amino-acid sequence is MFESSLMESGGQIKTKSKYWMIGTFIFNGAILATMILIPLLYPEALPKTAMTAMLTAPPPPPPPPPPPPPQQIVKPIKMVSEIDAGLHAPTKIPKDIKMLKEDAAPPPQVAGVAGMAGMGSGNGVPGGVMGGIGTAPTPVVKVAPPKGPQRVSSGVVAGNKLSGSNPVYPPIARAAHVSGAVVLHAVISKSGTIEKLEVVSGPEMLRSAAVSAVQGWRYKPYFLNGEPTEVDTQITVNFNFGGG
- the secF gene encoding protein translocase subunit SecF, with amino-acid sequence MELFRTTNIDWLGKKWYFLGFSLIFSVLGVLSMLFWHHIPLGVDFKGGTQVRVAFDQTPNEDHIRQAMDRAGVHDARIQRVSDPSGHAANKVIIALPESTATDQSHDAGRQSVESALSANYHDSAFTVEQVEIVGPTAGKQLQKQAWLATLYSLIGMLIYLWFRFELIYGVAAVVAVFHDTLITVGAFSLTNQEITLTVIAAILTLIGYSMNDTIVVFDRIRENLALSRRESLHDVVNRSINQTLSRTVISSGLTFLTVLSLYLFGGEVLHGFSFALVVGILIGTYSSIAVAAPMLVAYQDWRVSKGKSVTLPAGKRAKV
- the secD gene encoding protein translocase subunit SecD, which produces MGKNLAGKSAFIVAVLVIFCFGIVGIPHGGLTQSIKDRIHLGLDLKGGTHLVLEVHVAEAIGSATDRDVARLEADLQKAGVVGAIVGKTDPSRPQTIIVSGIPAAKLSDARSVLQGNDYSTYDVATTADGNSALTMKVGAVRDLETRTLDTSIETIRERIDKLGVSEPVIQKYGLGENQILVELPGVDDPARVEEIIQSTAKLSIHAVTGGPYESDQAAMQANGGVIPPDSMLVHGTGSAGAPDQIWLLKRVSEVEGTDFRDAQPGQDQNGRPNIRFNLTTEAGDRFYKYTEAHTASSATPGSMAIVLDNKVREVAGIQSAIRDSGEITGAFTQQQANDLSLMLRTGALPASISYLETRTVGPSLGAASIHQGVVAAIAGMLAVMIFMLIYYRGAGINADLALMLNLIILLGFMGFTGSTLTLPGIAGVILTIGMGVDSNVLIFERIREELRAGKTASAAVEQGFKHALVTIIDTHVTTIVSALILFLFGSGPVRGFAVTLAFGLFANLFTAVLVSRVIFDTILQKKERGAALSI
- the yajC gene encoding preprotein translocase subunit YajC, which produces MLAMWLQSAAGLGNLGSLALPILFFVVLYFLMIAPNQRKQKKWQEMLGQLKTGDRVTTNGGIRGTVLTVKDDLVVLRVQPDGVKLEFVKSAIAAVTTDEQAA
- a CDS encoding MmcQ/YjbR family DNA-binding protein; the protein is MTAQDYRRIALRLPGASEGSHQGHPDFRVGGKIFCTLAFEKEGYGVLKLSPEEQAGLVEDAPEVFSPVPGGWGRGGATRVRLDAVSADVLEGALKMAWKRRLTK
- a CDS encoding heme-degrading domain-containing protein produces the protein MPIPEDLAAIARQEAELHFSAFDYDTAWRLGQSLRDLAVSRNHSLVIDIRRFGQPHQPLFYAALAGTTPDNPRWVQRKSNVVARFHRSSYAIGLALEQSSRTFSERYNLPDADYAAHGGSFPLHVTGAGVIGCITVSGLPQREDHNLVVEALCLELKQNHDSLCLA